The following are encoded in a window of Amycolatopsis lexingtonensis genomic DNA:
- a CDS encoding aldo/keto reductase yields MRTRPLGRTGIQVSAYTLGTMMFGPHGNPDPDDCVRIVHRALDGGINVIDTADVYGGDGESEKIVGKALRGRRDDVVLATKFNGPMGPGVNQRGSSRRWIVSAVEGSLRRLGVDHIDLYQAHHPEPGTDIEETLGALTDLLRAGKVRAIGHSNLPASDIVEAQWAAQRCGLARFRSEQPHYSMLNRGIEREILPVCERYGLGVLVWSPLAMGLLAGRLRKGNGETASAGRLHWARRHMTDERKLDAVEALAEVADQAGLSLPHLALAFVTAHPAVTSAIIGPRTLEQLDDLLEGAGTLVDDSVLDRVDEIVPPGTDVGPIDVAYVPPALNQPELRRRSG; encoded by the coding sequence ATGCGCACCCGCCCGCTCGGCCGGACCGGTATCCAGGTCAGCGCCTACACCCTGGGCACCATGATGTTCGGCCCGCACGGCAACCCCGATCCCGACGACTGCGTGCGGATCGTCCACCGCGCCCTCGACGGCGGCATCAATGTCATCGACACCGCCGACGTCTACGGCGGCGACGGCGAGTCCGAGAAGATCGTCGGGAAGGCCTTGCGCGGCCGCCGCGACGACGTCGTCCTCGCCACGAAGTTCAACGGCCCGATGGGCCCCGGCGTCAACCAGCGCGGCAGCTCACGGCGGTGGATCGTCTCCGCTGTCGAGGGGTCGCTGCGCCGCCTGGGCGTCGACCACATCGACCTGTACCAGGCCCACCACCCCGAACCCGGCACCGACATCGAGGAAACCCTCGGCGCGCTGACCGACCTGCTGCGCGCGGGCAAGGTACGCGCGATCGGCCACTCCAACCTGCCCGCGTCGGACATCGTCGAGGCCCAGTGGGCGGCGCAGCGGTGCGGGCTGGCCCGGTTCCGGTCCGAACAGCCGCACTACTCGATGCTCAACCGCGGGATCGAACGCGAGATCCTGCCGGTCTGCGAGCGCTACGGGCTGGGTGTCCTGGTGTGGAGCCCGCTCGCGATGGGCCTGCTCGCCGGCCGCCTCCGCAAGGGCAACGGGGAAACGGCGTCGGCCGGCCGGCTGCACTGGGCGCGGCGGCACATGACCGACGAACGCAAGCTCGACGCCGTCGAAGCCCTGGCCGAGGTCGCCGACCAGGCCGGGCTGTCGCTGCCCCACCTCGCACTGGCGTTCGTGACCGCGCACCCCGCGGTCACCTCGGCGATCATCGGGCCGCGGACCCTCGAGCAGCTCGACGACCTGCTTGAGGGCGCCGGCACGCTCGTCGACGACAGCGTGCTCGACCGCGTCGACGAGATCGTGCCGCCGGGAACCGACGTCGGACCGATCGACGTCGCCTACGTTCCGCCCGCGCTGAACCAGCCGGAACTCCGCCGTCGTTCTGGCTGA
- a CDS encoding TetR/AcrR family transcriptional regulator, whose translation MISRDAAATRQRILEHARRQFARHGYTPVTVKGVADAAGVSPNLITRYFGGKDGLFLAATRVEIPVSDSFDGDRAELGPRLAASIVRRWFGGDGDDPLLVLQRASGERPEAAEALAAFLDENSLEPLYRYLRESGLADADARDRAAAIDAFVLGVSTRRRVLRSQLGDRAALEAWLSTTIQRLADG comes from the coding sequence ATGATTTCGCGCGATGCGGCGGCGACCCGGCAGCGGATCCTGGAGCACGCCCGGCGGCAGTTCGCTCGCCACGGGTACACGCCGGTCACGGTCAAAGGCGTCGCCGACGCGGCCGGCGTCTCCCCCAACCTGATCACGCGGTACTTCGGCGGCAAGGACGGCCTTTTCCTCGCCGCGACCCGCGTGGAGATCCCGGTCTCGGATTCGTTCGACGGCGACCGCGCCGAACTGGGACCGCGGCTCGCGGCGAGCATCGTCCGGCGCTGGTTCGGCGGCGACGGGGACGACCCGCTGCTCGTGCTGCAACGGGCGTCCGGCGAACGCCCGGAGGCGGCGGAGGCGCTGGCCGCCTTCCTCGACGAGAACTCGCTGGAGCCGCTGTACCGGTACCTGCGCGAGAGCGGTTTGGCCGACGCGGACGCCCGCGATCGGGCCGCCGCGATCGACGCCTTCGTCCTCGGCGTCTCGACGCGCCGGCGGGTCTTGCGTTCCCAGCTGGGCGATCGTGCGGCTCTCGAGGCCTGGCTGAGCACCACCATCCAGCGCCTTGCTGACGGCTGA
- a CDS encoding TetR/AcrR family transcriptional regulator, translating into MPRWESDAQGRLERAALELFETQGFERTSVAQIARAAGLAERSFYRYFPDKREVLFAGKELEAHLIAQVEAVDPDVTPIEALLTALGTADQVFPAREFLKRRTRVIAASPALAERDLIKLADVARALGSALERRGVERGEARLVIDVAIAISRRATSRWLAGSDASLAELVAQAATELCAVVAPLAPTVR; encoded by the coding sequence ATGCCGCGATGGGAGTCCGACGCACAGGGGCGGCTCGAGCGCGCGGCGCTCGAGCTGTTCGAGACCCAGGGGTTCGAGCGCACGTCGGTCGCGCAGATCGCGCGCGCGGCCGGCCTGGCCGAGCGCTCCTTCTATCGCTACTTCCCCGACAAGCGCGAAGTCCTCTTCGCCGGCAAGGAGCTGGAAGCCCACCTGATCGCGCAGGTCGAGGCGGTCGATCCGGACGTCACGCCGATCGAGGCGCTGCTGACCGCGCTGGGGACCGCCGACCAGGTGTTCCCGGCCCGTGAGTTCCTGAAGCGCCGCACCAGGGTGATCGCCGCCAGCCCGGCGCTGGCCGAGCGCGACCTGATCAAGCTCGCCGACGTCGCCCGTGCGCTGGGGAGCGCGCTCGAGCGGCGGGGTGTCGAGCGCGGCGAGGCCCGCCTCGTCATCGACGTGGCGATCGCGATTTCCCGGCGGGCCACGTCCCGCTGGCTGGCTGGCTCGGACGCGAGCCTCGCCGAGCTCGTCGCCCAGGCCGCCACCGAGCTGTGCGCGGTGGTCGCGCCACTGGCGCCCACGGTCCGTTGA
- a CDS encoding helix-turn-helix transcriptional regulator, whose protein sequence is MPIASSTTTSSRLLALLSMLQARRDWPGGLLAERLGVSERTVRRDVDRLRELGYPVQAVKGPDGGYRLEAGSQLPPLLFDEEQAVALAVALRIAVGTGAGIEEAAARALTTVRQVLPARLRRRVDALEVSAAGRGADPQVDTELLLTLSAAVRAREELRFDYRAPGRPEDAEPRRVQPHHLVVRAGRWYVVGWDPGRGDWRTYRADRMTPRVPNGPRFAPREIPGGDVAAFLSARFKGSETTDAWPCRGEVILDLPVAEVAPFAGDGVVEELGAGRTRLTAGAWSWAALAASLARFDAEIEVVAPAELRTAFAELSRRAARAAGESRPPER, encoded by the coding sequence ATGCCGATCGCCTCCTCGACGACGACGTCCAGCCGGCTCCTGGCGCTGCTGTCCATGCTGCAGGCCCGCCGCGACTGGCCGGGCGGCCTGCTGGCCGAGCGGCTGGGTGTCAGCGAGCGGACCGTGCGCCGCGACGTCGACCGGCTGCGCGAGCTCGGTTACCCAGTCCAGGCGGTCAAAGGACCCGACGGCGGCTACCGGCTCGAAGCGGGCAGCCAGCTGCCGCCGCTGCTGTTCGACGAAGAGCAGGCGGTCGCGCTCGCCGTGGCACTGCGGATCGCCGTCGGGACGGGCGCGGGCATCGAGGAGGCCGCCGCGCGGGCCCTGACCACCGTCCGTCAGGTGCTGCCGGCGCGGCTCCGGCGGCGCGTCGACGCCCTCGAGGTCAGCGCGGCCGGGCGCGGCGCGGATCCCCAGGTCGACACCGAGCTCCTGCTCACGCTCAGCGCCGCGGTCCGCGCCCGGGAGGAGCTGAGGTTCGACTACCGCGCGCCGGGGCGTCCCGAGGACGCCGAGCCGCGCCGGGTGCAGCCGCACCACCTCGTGGTGCGGGCCGGGCGCTGGTACGTCGTCGGCTGGGACCCCGGCCGGGGAGACTGGCGGACCTACCGCGCCGACCGGATGACACCGCGCGTCCCGAACGGCCCGCGGTTCGCACCCCGTGAGATACCCGGCGGCGACGTGGCCGCCTTCCTGTCGGCCCGGTTCAAGGGCTCCGAGACCACGGACGCGTGGCCCTGCCGCGGCGAGGTGATCCTCGACCTGCCGGTGGCGGAGGTGGCCCCGTTCGCCGGCGACGGCGTCGTCGAGGAACTCGGCGCCGGGCGGACCAGGCTGACGGCCGGGGCCTGGTCGTGGGCCGCCCTCGCGGCGTCACTGGCCCGCTTCGACGCCGAGATCGAGGTGGTCGCTCCGGCGGAGCTGCGCACGGCGTTTGCCGAGCTGTCCCGTCGTGCCGCCCGGGCCGCGGGGGAGTCCCGGCCGCCTGAGCGCTGA
- a CDS encoding VOC family protein — MSLNAVAHLNFHGEAREALEFYQSVFGGQLTVVTYADFGMPAELPGATHVVFGQVVADNGFRVMAYDVPGQHAPAAPAAPRTRRENGTTITEEPFFLSVRGESVDEVTPVWQGLAKGATVIEEFGPAQWAPAFGMLADRFGVTWIVDVAAEYAQA; from the coding sequence ATGTCGCTGAACGCTGTCGCCCACCTGAACTTCCACGGCGAAGCCCGCGAAGCCCTCGAGTTCTACCAGTCGGTGTTCGGCGGGCAGCTCACCGTCGTCACCTACGCCGACTTCGGGATGCCCGCCGAGCTGCCCGGCGCCACCCACGTCGTGTTCGGCCAGGTCGTCGCGGACAACGGCTTCCGCGTCATGGCCTACGACGTGCCCGGCCAGCACGCGCCGGCCGCCCCGGCCGCACCCCGCACGCGCCGCGAGAACGGCACGACGATCACCGAGGAGCCGTTCTTCCTTTCCGTCCGCGGCGAAAGCGTCGACGAGGTGACTCCCGTGTGGCAGGGCCTCGCCAAGGGCGCGACCGTGATCGAGGAGTTCGGCCCGGCCCAGTGGGCGCCCGCCTTCGGGATGCTGGCCGACCGCTTCGGCGTCACCTGGATCGTCGACGTCGCGGCCGAGTACGCCCAGGCCTGA
- a CDS encoding MarR family winged helix-turn-helix transcriptional regulator, whose translation MERSSGADLALLLLRGFRAMVDDVSAELENRGHPGVRPADEFALRAISEGVDTASALGRRLSITKQAAAQRIAILERLGYVEREDHPADARRKRLRITSRGAEMMALGGRLLDEIRDRWAAEIGHRPLSELEAYLTKLTAGVPVPSDDVAD comes from the coding sequence ATGGAACGGTCTTCGGGAGCGGATCTGGCGCTCCTGCTGCTTCGCGGCTTCCGGGCGATGGTGGACGACGTGAGCGCGGAGCTGGAGAACCGTGGCCATCCCGGCGTCCGGCCGGCGGATGAGTTCGCGCTGCGGGCGATCAGCGAAGGCGTGGACACCGCCTCCGCCCTCGGCCGGCGGCTGTCGATCACCAAACAGGCGGCGGCGCAGCGGATCGCCATCCTCGAGCGGCTCGGCTACGTCGAGCGCGAGGACCACCCGGCCGACGCACGCCGCAAGCGGCTCCGGATCACGTCGCGAGGAGCCGAGATGATGGCGCTCGGCGGCCGGCTGCTCGACGAGATCCGCGACCGGTGGGCCGCCGAAATCGGCCACCGCCCGCTGTCGGAGCTGGAGGCGTACCTGACCAAGCTCACCGCGGGGGTGCCCGTCCCGTCCGACGACGTCGCCGACTGA
- a CDS encoding GH25 family lysozyme: protein MVVRALVVVPALLAGMVLSTAPAKASTTPAHPDSDFMGSMVHRVEGHSTSRSSTLATAATATGNAPGMDVSHWQNTVDWTAAAGNGATFAYMKATEGTTYVDPQFAANYAGSANAGLMRGAYHFALPDTSSGAAQATYFLGQGGGWVADGHTLPPVLDIEYNPYGTADWPGWCYGLTPAQMTAWITDFTTTIHDRTNRWPAIYTTNGWWANCTGGDTGTAANSPLWIAHNGTDAGTIPGGWSAFTFWQYADSGVFPGDQDYFNGTADQVRAAALGSGPDKIAEHYAALGGAASYLGTPVGGETPVAGGWEQKYTGGVIDYSPNTGAWAVHGDILTAYQRLGGPAGALGFPVSDETATSDGVGRYHDFVVGSIYTSPSTGAHSVQGEIRKKWRALGAEKGLGYPTTDETATPDGTARYNHFSTAASIYWTPSTGAHNVQGEIRKKWAALGWERGLGYPTTDESSTPDGVARYNHFTTNSSIYYTVNTGAHSVQGEIRKKWAALGWERGLGYPTTDESGTPDGAGRYNHFTNSASIYWTAATGAWSIHGAIRDKWASLGWERSALGYVTSDEYGVSVGRRNDFQHGGITYNTTTGATQVTYS from the coding sequence ATGGTGGTGCGCGCCCTTGTCGTGGTGCCCGCGTTGCTGGCGGGAATGGTGCTGAGCACCGCCCCCGCCAAAGCGAGCACGACGCCGGCACACCCCGATTCCGACTTCATGGGCTCGATGGTGCACCGCGTCGAAGGACACAGCACGTCCCGCAGCAGCACCCTCGCGACTGCCGCCACGGCGACCGGGAACGCGCCCGGCATGGACGTCAGCCACTGGCAGAACACCGTGGACTGGACCGCCGCCGCCGGGAACGGGGCGACCTTCGCCTACATGAAGGCCACCGAGGGCACCACCTACGTCGACCCGCAGTTCGCCGCCAACTACGCCGGCTCGGCCAACGCCGGGCTGATGCGCGGCGCCTACCACTTCGCGCTGCCCGACACCTCCTCCGGTGCCGCGCAGGCCACCTACTTCCTCGGCCAGGGCGGCGGCTGGGTCGCCGACGGGCACACCCTGCCCCCGGTCCTGGACATCGAGTACAACCCCTACGGCACCGCCGACTGGCCCGGCTGGTGCTACGGCCTGACCCCGGCGCAGATGACCGCCTGGATCACCGACTTCACCACCACGATCCACGACCGCACCAACCGCTGGCCGGCGATCTACACGACCAACGGCTGGTGGGCCAACTGCACCGGCGGCGACACCGGCACCGCGGCCAACAGTCCACTGTGGATCGCCCACAACGGCACCGACGCCGGCACCATCCCCGGCGGCTGGAGCGCGTTCACCTTCTGGCAGTACGCCGATTCCGGCGTCTTCCCCGGCGACCAGGACTACTTCAACGGCACGGCCGACCAGGTCCGGGCCGCCGCGCTGGGCAGCGGGCCGGACAAGATCGCCGAGCACTACGCCGCACTCGGCGGTGCCGCGTCCTACCTGGGCACGCCGGTGGGCGGCGAGACCCCGGTCGCGGGCGGCTGGGAGCAGAAGTACACCGGCGGCGTCATCGACTACTCCCCCAACACCGGCGCGTGGGCGGTGCACGGCGACATCCTGACCGCCTACCAGCGGCTCGGCGGCCCCGCCGGCGCGCTCGGGTTCCCGGTGAGCGACGAAACCGCCACTTCGGACGGTGTCGGCCGCTACCACGACTTCGTCGTCGGCTCGATCTACACCTCGCCGAGCACCGGCGCGCACAGCGTCCAGGGCGAAATCCGGAAGAAGTGGCGCGCGCTCGGCGCGGAGAAGGGCCTCGGTTACCCGACCACCGACGAGACCGCCACCCCCGACGGCACCGCCCGCTACAACCACTTCAGCACGGCCGCGTCGATCTACTGGACGCCGAGCACCGGCGCGCACAACGTCCAGGGCGAAATCCGCAAGAAGTGGGCCGCCCTCGGCTGGGAACGCGGCCTCGGCTACCCCACCACCGACGAGTCGAGCACGCCCGACGGCGTCGCCCGCTACAACCACTTCACGACCAACTCGTCGATCTACTACACGGTCAACACCGGCGCCCACAGCGTCCAGGGCGAGATCCGCAAGAAGTGGGCGGCACTGGGCTGGGAACGCGGCCTCGGCTACCCCACCACCGACGAATCGGGCACGCCCGACGGAGCGGGCCGCTACAACCACTTCACCAACTCCGCGTCGATCTACTGGACCGCGGCGACGGGGGCGTGGTCGATCCACGGCGCCATCCGGGACAAGTGGGCCTCCCTCGGCTGGGAGCGAAGCGCGCTCGGCTACGTCACCAGCGACGAGTACGGCGTGTCCGTGGGCCGCCGCAACGACTTCCAGCACGGCGGCATCACCTACAACACCACCACCGGCGCCACCCAGGTCACCTACAGCTGA
- a CDS encoding helix-turn-helix transcriptional regulator, which yields MSENRHRHAAGQVIERHRHEEHQLVHVIRGVLAVRTDRGAWVACADRAVWIPASTWHEHRVYGASEVLTLMFPLDDAPLDAAAPAVVAVGALLRELLLASTDPGLGAAEAARLHAVLRDRLRRAHDRPLTLPEPRDPRLAHACRLVTDDLSRPRTTAWLARQTGTSERTLSRLFRLEFGTTYPQWRTTTRVFHAMIQLAEGAGVTQTAHRCGWATPSAFVEAFTRTMGRTPGSYRALSTLA from the coding sequence GTGTCGGAAAACCGCCACCGGCACGCGGCCGGGCAGGTCATCGAGCGGCACCGGCACGAGGAACACCAGCTGGTGCACGTCATCCGGGGCGTGCTCGCGGTCCGGACCGACCGCGGCGCGTGGGTGGCCTGCGCCGACCGCGCCGTCTGGATCCCGGCCAGCACCTGGCACGAGCACCGTGTCTACGGCGCTTCCGAGGTCCTCACCCTGATGTTCCCGCTCGACGACGCGCCGCTGGACGCCGCCGCGCCCGCGGTCGTCGCGGTCGGCGCGCTGCTGCGCGAACTGCTCCTCGCCAGTACCGATCCCGGTCTCGGCGCCGCCGAGGCTGCCCGGCTCCACGCCGTGCTCCGCGACCGGCTCCGCCGCGCCCACGACCGGCCGCTGACCCTGCCCGAGCCCCGCGACCCGCGGCTGGCCCACGCGTGCCGGCTCGTCACCGACGACCTCAGCCGGCCCCGCACGACGGCGTGGCTGGCCCGGCAGACGGGCACCAGCGAGCGCACGCTGTCCCGGCTGTTCCGCCTCGAGTTCGGGACCACGTACCCGCAGTGGCGCACCACGACCCGCGTGTTCCACGCGATGATCCAGCTGGCGGAGGGTGCCGGCGTCACCCAGACCGCGCACCGCTGCGGCTGGGCCACGCCGAGCGCGTTCGTCGAAGCGTTCACCCGCACCATGGGCCGGACCCCCGGCAGCTACCGGGCGCTGTCGACCTTGGCGTAG
- a CDS encoding epoxide hydrolase family protein, with protein sequence MDAELRERLQRTRRITTPWSDDGTRGLTASRLDELLDHWANGYDWAGHERRIGAYPWTTVPAAGTTLRVIHQRSADPGAPVVVLLHGWPDSVLRFERVLPLLADLNVVVPALPGFPFAAPVPMTGMSVNRIAGIVAAALAELGYPRYTVSGGDVGGTVAEILAAEHPDRVAALHLTNVAPQHAFSADPAKLAPDAAAYLTRAAQWFRTEGGYIAEQSTRPNTLAVALGDSPAGLAAWLAEKLESWSDGPAFTTDELLTWVTAYWVTGTIGTSFASYAEPAALPGRIDVPTVLSVFSRDTKPEPRSYAEEFLNVREYVEHPAGGHFAAWEQPEAYARDLRSAVGLAQL encoded by the coding sequence ATGGACGCCGAATTGCGCGAAAGACTCCAGCGGACGCGCCGGATCACGACTCCCTGGAGCGACGACGGGACACGCGGCCTCACCGCGAGCCGCCTCGACGAACTGCTCGACCACTGGGCGAACGGGTACGACTGGGCCGGGCACGAGCGTCGCATCGGCGCGTACCCCTGGACGACGGTGCCGGCGGCGGGCACCACCCTGCGGGTCATCCACCAGCGGTCGGCGGACCCCGGCGCCCCGGTCGTCGTGCTGTTGCACGGCTGGCCGGACTCGGTGCTGCGGTTCGAGCGCGTCCTGCCGCTGCTCGCGGACCTGAACGTCGTGGTCCCGGCACTGCCCGGATTCCCGTTCGCCGCACCGGTTCCGATGACCGGGATGTCCGTCAACCGGATCGCCGGAATCGTCGCGGCGGCCCTCGCCGAACTCGGCTACCCGCGCTACACCGTGTCAGGCGGCGACGTCGGCGGCACGGTCGCGGAAATCCTCGCGGCCGAGCACCCGGACCGCGTCGCGGCCCTGCACCTGACGAACGTCGCCCCGCAGCACGCGTTCTCGGCCGACCCCGCGAAGCTCGCCCCCGACGCGGCGGCCTACCTGACCCGGGCGGCGCAGTGGTTCCGGACCGAAGGCGGCTACATCGCCGAGCAGTCGACCCGGCCGAACACGCTCGCCGTCGCCCTCGGCGACTCACCCGCCGGCCTCGCGGCGTGGCTCGCCGAGAAGCTGGAGTCCTGGTCGGACGGACCGGCCTTCACCACGGACGAACTGCTCACCTGGGTCACCGCCTACTGGGTCACCGGCACGATCGGCACGTCGTTCGCCAGCTACGCCGAACCCGCCGCGCTGCCGGGCCGGATCGACGTGCCGACCGTGCTGTCGGTGTTCTCCCGCGACACCAAACCGGAGCCCCGGAGCTACGCCGAGGAGTTCCTGAACGTCCGCGAGTACGTGGAACACCCGGCCGGCGGCCACTTCGCGGCCTGGGAGCAGCCCGAGGCCTACGCCCGCGATCTGCGTTCGGCGGTCGGACTGGCTCAGCTGTAG
- a CDS encoding alpha/beta fold hydrolase — MTPTPAGATIPGAEHHHVRVNGTELHYVTAGSAGSPVLLVHGFPETWWVFHRVLPLLSEHHRVIAADLRGFGDSATAGTDHSSTTAAADLIGLIESLDLGPVHLTGQDISGPTTFRVAATRPDLLRSYTAVETGLPGFGVEALADVTRGGAWHIGVLAAAGIPEMLLAGRERPFIAEYAIPSLSATAAAFSRDDVDELVRTYARPDAFRGATGLYRSMLAEGDEIRDLAKAWPPALHVLAVGGRSGEFTPSTFRQVTANVTATHLDGIGHYVAMEAPGRFAETVLDFYAKVDSAR; from the coding sequence ATGACACCCACCCCCGCCGGCGCGACCATCCCCGGCGCCGAGCACCACCACGTCCGGGTCAACGGCACCGAGCTGCACTACGTGACCGCGGGCAGCGCCGGCTCCCCCGTGCTGCTCGTCCACGGATTCCCGGAGACCTGGTGGGTCTTCCACCGCGTGCTCCCCCTGCTCAGCGAGCACCACCGCGTGATCGCGGCCGACCTCCGCGGGTTCGGCGACTCCGCGACCGCGGGCACCGACCACAGCAGCACCACGGCGGCGGCCGATCTGATCGGGCTGATCGAAAGCCTCGACCTCGGCCCGGTGCACCTCACCGGCCAGGACATCAGCGGCCCCACCACGTTCCGCGTCGCGGCGACGCGCCCGGACCTGCTTCGCAGCTACACGGCGGTCGAGACCGGCCTCCCGGGGTTCGGGGTGGAGGCGCTGGCCGACGTCACGCGCGGCGGCGCCTGGCACATCGGCGTGCTCGCCGCGGCGGGCATTCCCGAAATGCTGCTGGCCGGCCGGGAACGCCCGTTCATCGCCGAGTACGCGATCCCGTCCTTGAGCGCGACCGCGGCGGCGTTCAGCCGCGACGACGTCGACGAACTCGTCCGCACCTACGCCCGCCCGGACGCCTTCCGCGGCGCGACCGGGCTCTACCGGTCGATGCTCGCCGAGGGCGACGAGATCCGGGACCTCGCCAAAGCCTGGCCGCCGGCCCTGCACGTCCTCGCCGTGGGCGGCCGCTCGGGCGAGTTCACGCCGTCGACCTTCCGCCAGGTGACCGCGAACGTGACCGCCACGCACCTCGACGGCATCGGCCACTACGTGGCGATGGAGGCGCCCGGCCGGTTCGCCGAGACGGTGCTCGACTTCTACGCCAAGGTCGACAGCGCCCGGTAG
- a CDS encoding NADP-dependent oxidoreductase has protein sequence MKALQFDRFGAPDMVVLRDVPVPEPGPGRIRIAVRACGLNPADWSVVDGLLADQLPPLPRGLGLEVAGVVDALGEGVTGAAIGDRVFGPATFDGPTAGAAEYALMATWARIPEGVTDEQAAALTMAAETAWQALDDLGVRPGELLFVHGAGSTVGEAAVRFALHRGLRVTATAGPRRAAALEAIGARVTSYGDGMAGRVTELAGGHVDRALDAAPSGGRIDRPDQVSPSGGALPALVELTGDPDRVVTVSDFAAAGELGTRITRIAMRYDRLGEFARLAGEGVLAVPVAGAYPLDRVREVAKLSRSRQPGGKLVLVP, from the coding sequence ATGAAGGCTCTTCAGTTCGACCGGTTCGGTGCCCCGGACATGGTCGTGCTCCGCGACGTCCCGGTTCCGGAGCCGGGACCCGGCCGGATCCGGATCGCGGTGCGGGCGTGCGGCCTGAACCCGGCGGACTGGTCGGTGGTCGACGGCCTCCTCGCCGACCAGTTGCCGCCGCTGCCGCGCGGGCTCGGTCTCGAGGTCGCGGGCGTCGTCGACGCGCTCGGCGAAGGCGTCACCGGGGCGGCGATCGGCGACCGCGTATTCGGCCCGGCGACCTTCGACGGCCCGACGGCGGGCGCCGCCGAGTACGCGCTGATGGCGACCTGGGCCCGCATTCCCGAGGGCGTCACCGACGAGCAGGCCGCCGCGCTGACGATGGCGGCCGAGACGGCGTGGCAGGCGCTCGACGACCTCGGCGTCCGGCCGGGTGAGCTGCTGTTCGTCCACGGCGCGGGCTCGACCGTGGGCGAGGCGGCGGTGCGCTTCGCACTGCACCGGGGTCTCCGGGTGACCGCCACCGCCGGGCCGAGGCGGGCCGCGGCACTGGAGGCGATCGGCGCCCGGGTGACCTCTTACGGCGACGGCATGGCCGGACGCGTTACCGAACTGGCCGGCGGGCACGTCGACCGCGCGCTGGACGCGGCCCCGAGCGGCGGCCGGATCGACCGCCCCGACCAGGTCAGCCCGTCCGGCGGCGCACTGCCGGCGCTCGTCGAGCTGACCGGGGACCCCGACCGCGTCGTCACCGTCTCGGACTTCGCCGCCGCGGGCGAGCTGGGGACCCGGATCACCCGCATCGCGATGCGCTACGACCGGCTGGGCGAGTTCGCCCGGCTGGCCGGCGAAGGCGTCCTGGCCGTCCCGGTCGCGGGCGCCTACCCGCTCGACCGGGTCCGGGAAGTGGCCAAGCTGAGCCGGTCCCGGCAGCCGGGCGGCAAGCTCGTGCTGGTCCCCTGA